The window TTGTTTGATAAAGCGAACCAGTATCGCCCAAAGTGCCATCTGTAATCCGATGAAAAGGTGGAGAGGTAACCCTAAGGGAAACCCGACAACTCCAGCTGTGAGCAGATGTCCGATAAAAATGACAGCAGCACCTTCAACATACCCGAAAGCCAATGCACAGAAATAGCCGGGGGCTGAATCAAGGCCGATCGTGCCCACCGGGCTGGGAATTTTAATCATCGCTCCAACTGCACTGAGAGCAACAAATATCGCAATGTATGCAGCACGTTTTACCAGGCGCACATCATTCTTAAGGTCTGGGGCGGTAATATCTTGCATAGCAAACTCCTTAATCAGATTTCATGATGAGTTGACCAACGGGATAAATTTCGAAATGATTCAAATCTTCTATAGATTCAGGGCTAGAAAAAAGAACGCAGGTTGAAGGACCTGCTGATTTTGCAAGGTCCAGTTTGCAACCTTGGGCGGCATCGAAAATGGTTCCAGACTGTCTTGCCAGTAATTCAGCTTCTGCCCTGATGCCCCTTGAGCCAACGGGAAGGATATCATGAATCAGTGGATGTGGTCTCAATTGTGTCACGGTGCCGCTGTGTATGATATCCATGCAGCCTGAATCAATGACTTCTCCTCCTAGTCTGGGTACTCCCAGGCAGAAAATTTTGTCTGCCGCTTCTGATTGGGCAATCTTGAGGTCACGTGTCCTGCAGGTCCCTGTGGCACCAATTCCAAGACCCGTCTGCCGCGTCTCAAAGTTTTTCTCGGTGCTCACGGCAAGCTTTACATCAGGATGACCACTCAATTGCAGTTCCTTTTTGATACCCCGCAATATTTCGTCTCCAGTTGGGCTGGGTTCCGCACAGATAGAGACTGTCATAGCAACAGGTGAGGCCCCCACGGCTACAAGCTCCATGAGGACTGTTCGAGCGGTCAGGCGGCCAACAATTTCCGGCGGAGCGTTAACGAGATCCAGCTCCTTGCTGCCAACCGATCCACAGGAGTCGCAGGCAATGACCAGGGAAATACCCGATCCTATATCGATAACTTCTACATCTCGTCCTCTGTATCCCATTAACAACCACCATATTGTAAAAACAAAAAAAGCTCATAGCTGTTACCCCATGAAGGGTATAACAACCATGAGCTTTACCATTGATCATGATGCATGCGTGAATCTGACAGGCAGGCTTCCTGACTCGGTTTCATCGAACAATTGCGCCTTCCCGTAAAATACAGTGGCTTAATGCAGTGTTCTCAACCTTACAGTGGCGGGACCGTTCAGGTTTTTCACCTGATTTCCTTTTATCCGTCTTCGTTTGTCATTGCAAAGACAGCACCTGTAGCATGTATATTAAAGAAATATCAAATATTTTTGTGATGAAAAGTCAACCGTTTTTCCGGTTTCCCTTGCCCACCAAGTCGATTCTGCAGGTCAGTGAAAAGCCCGAACAGTGGAGTTGATATCATAGAAAAGCCAAAACCTATACTGCCGTGAACTGATGCTGCAAAGAAGAATATCGCTGCTGCCGGCAGCAACAACTCCCAATTTACCTTCCATTGGCTATCGCCTCGCGTACACAATCTTTTCACAATTGGTTACAGCCACCTGAATGCCCAGGCAGCGTTGACCTGGAAATGATGATGTAACTATTCGATTTTATAAAGGTTGATGTAGGGTTTTGTTATTGCTGGCAGGTGTCTGGGAAAAGATGTCCGGGGGAGCGAAAGCGGCGCTATTGCAGATGGTCCTCCCGATTGCGGTGGATAAAAAATGCTCTATCTTTTGGATTGGTTTGACCTCAGGTAACATTTGATTTTGGAGTTTGCATTATGAAAAAGATAGCGAGCAGTATTGTGATTATTCTAACGATGGTTGTTTTTATATGGCCATCATCAGTTTTCGCAAATGGGAGAGGTCCTCACCATAAACCGCAGAAGGTATACAAAAAGCATAAGCCGGTTCAGTTGCTCAACTATAACGAGAAAAGGCATTACAAACATAATCCCGCTCACCTGCCCAGCTATCAGGCGAGAAACTACCCCAAGGCACCGTTTCGGTACTATCATCATCCTCGATCCTACCAAAGGAATCATCTACCTTCGGTAGCAGCATTTGCAATGACTGCAGCTGTATCCTATGCGATCATCGACAATAGGTATTATCGCCAGCAGGGAGATACGTATATCTACTTGGAACAGCCGCCGGCCTATCGCTAGCGGTTAGGGATGTGTAGCTTGTGTAGAGAGCCGCAAAGTGAAGAATTCATCCACTTTGCGGCTTTTTTATGCGTTTTCCTTTTTCTTTAGCAGCAGATTGATGACTGCAAAGGTCGAGGTGGTGATAATCAGCAGAAAGGACACTGCATTGATGATTGGGGTGGAGCCGTCCCGTACCTGCAGGTAGAGATTGATCGGCAAAGTTGTCTCTGAACCGACCAGAAACAGGGTAGTATTAAAATTCTCAAAGCTCATCAGAAAGGCCACCGCGCCGCTGCCGATGAGGGCCGGGCGAAGATAGGGCAGGGTGATATAGCGGATCACCTCCAGCCGGGTTGCTCCCAGGTTGAGGGCCGCTTCTTCCAGGCTTCTATCAAACTTTCTCAGTCGGGCAGAAACAACTAGCAGCACAAAGGTGGTAATGAAGGAAAATTGCCCAAGCACCACCAACCAGAAGCCGGGACGAAAGAGGGGGATATCTATGCCAAAGGTGTCTTCGAAATAGATGCCAAGGCTGTTGGCGGTCAGCAGTATTGAGATACCCAGAATAACCCCGGGAATGACCAGCGGGGTTAATGCCAGAAACCATAGTCCACGTTTCCCAGGGAATTCTTCATGTTCAAAGAGAAATGAACCTGCCGTTCCTACGATAACTGAGAAAAGAGATACCCAGAAAGCGGTTTGGCTGGAGACCCAGAGCGACTGCATATTTGAGCGGTCATGGAACAGGCCTATTCGTTCCGGACCATCGCTAAAAAACCAGTCGAGAGAGAACCCATGCCAGGGCAGTGCCGGAAAGTTCGAGTCATTGAATGCCAGAACGCAGGTGACCACCAGCGGGGCGAAGAGA of the Desulfosediminicola ganghwensis genome contains:
- a CDS encoding AIR synthase related protein, which gives rise to MGYRGRDVEVIDIGSGISLVIACDSCGSVGSKELDLVNAPPEIVGRLTARTVLMELVAVGASPVAMTVSICAEPSPTGDEILRGIKKELQLSGHPDVKLAVSTEKNFETRQTGLGIGATGTCRTRDLKIAQSEAADKIFCLGVPRLGGEVIDSGCMDIIHSGTVTQLRPHPLIHDILPVGSRGIRAEAELLARQSGTIFDAAQGCKLDLAKSAGPSTCVLFSSPESIEDLNHFEIYPVGQLIMKSD
- a CDS encoding ECF transporter S component, encoding MQDITAPDLKNDVRLVKRAAYIAIFVALSAVGAMIKIPSPVGTIGLDSAPGYFCALAFGYVEGAAVIFIGHLLTAGVVGFPLGLPLHLFIGLQMALWAILVRFIKQKLGLWPAVLTGVVFNGVVSAFTMVFIGGVGAALGIMPFLIAGSLFNILVAAIAYKSLKKGKLI
- a CDS encoding ABC transporter permease, yielding MIRTLPQQRGYATLFKLYIALFYVFLFAPLVVTCVLAFNDSNFPALPWHGFSLDWFFSDGPERIGLFHDRSNMQSLWVSSQTAFWVSLFSVIVGTAGSFLFEHEEFPGKRGLWFLALTPLVIPGVILGISILLTANSLGIYFEDTFGIDIPLFRPGFWLVVLGQFSFITTFVLLVVSARLRKFDRSLEEAALNLGATRLEVIRYITLPYLRPALIGSGAVAFLMSFENFNTTLFLVGSETTLPINLYLQVRDGSTPIINAVSFLLIITTSTFAVINLLLKKKENA